The Symphalangus syndactylus isolate Jambi chromosome 1, NHGRI_mSymSyn1-v2.1_pri, whole genome shotgun sequence DNA segment GCTGAAGACACAGCAGCTATTCCTACTGAGGCAGAAGCCACACTCCCCGTTTGGGTCTGAGTGACAcagtctggctgagtctgggaaAATGGCAAGCTGTGGAGAGGCATTCTGGATCCAGTGAGAAAGGGGAGACGAGGAACAGGAGGAGAGCGTGCTATGGGGCCTTTTCACACTGCTGGTCCTGCAGTGCTTGGCTATGCAGTGGGTTGAAGCTCACTACAAACCAACACCCTTCACTGGTGAGCTGAGTGGCCTACATAGATGAGTGGATGGCTGCAAAACAGAAACAGATCAGGAGGTGAGTGTTTTGCTTGTGTGTATCTGGTCTGAGAGTTAAATATACATTCTGCCCTGATTCACTCCTTGGGATTCCGCGTCAAATAGGTGACCCGCGTACTCGTCCCAGCAAGATACAAAAGTGATGCCAAAGCAACCACGCACAAAAGAAAAGATGTTCATCTCTCCTCCTGGGGACAGAGCTTCACCCGTTTCACCCTACTTTGCCTGTTGAGCCTAAAAggttaataaagaacaaaaattagggAAACGCAGGGAAGAAGGACATTCCTACCCGCCTGCTCATGCCCTTCCTTGCTCTCAGAGAAGGAGGTCTCAGACAGACACATCTGAGGGTAGCTCCAAAGGCCAGATACAGAGCACACAGCTCATAGTGAGAACCCTCCTAAGCCAGGACAGAGTCGACCGCTCTACACAGCCCACCAGCAGACACAGACACGAGgacaacagaaatgaagaaagagctttttggcttttttcccttttttactgCATCCTGTTAGGATGAAAAGAAATATTATCCTTTTGATGAAGCGGTGTCAAGATGGGAGGACATCCATGTAGACAGAACCCAGGCATTGTCACCGGGCTAGGTTAACAGCTGGAGCCATCACAGCCTTCTTGAACTAAGTTGCTGCTTTCCTGCTTTTTGAGCATTTTACTGCCGGAGCCAATGAAACATTTAACATTCAAACCTGCAAGAATGCTGTCAAAACTCTTTATTGCTTCCATTTCCACTGAACTGAAAaaccagagaaaaaaattaccGGGGTATTCTTGATCTTTTGTTCCCCAAACTCAAAAtgctacaaagaacttaaaccagTAATTACCCTTGAGGAACTAATCACCAAGATAGTACCAAACTTCTGAATTGCAGCATAAACATCCTAATTAACAAAACATTGgagggagaaaaaagggaaagcCCAGTTTACTGTTAAATCTTTATAGAGATGTTTGAGGGGCAGAGTATATTAGCTCAAACTAGTGCTCCCTTTgaatttcacaatttttttttcttttttttttttggagacagggtcttgctctgttacctgaggctggagtgccgtggtatgatctcagctcactgcaacctccacctctcaggctcaagtgattttcccacctcagcctcccaagtagctgggaccaacagcatgcgccaccaagcctggctaatgtttggtatttttggtagagatgaggtttcgccatgttgcccaggctggtctcgaactcctgagctcaggcaattcacctgtctcggcctcctaaagtgctgggattacaggcataagccactgtgcccagtgaaaTTTCACAAGCTTTCTGGTTTGGACAACACGTCACATGGTCTAACTCAAATTTATTTCATTCAACATGTCTAATTACTTCCAAATACTAGTATTATGTATTTATGATAAATACATTTATCTATCAGCTAAAAGTTGCCTCACGAAGTAGCAAATGATGGAGATAAAAGGCTGATTGATGCCCACTGTGAAATGTAATTCACCAACATCGACCTGCACTTCACTACAAAACAAAAGCTGCAAACACACACAAAGGTATTCTGTTCAATTGGAGATGGGTTTGCCATTTGTGGCTTAAATTCATTGCAGTGAAGGATATTACTGAACACACTTCTGGATCACCATCTTAAGTAAGCAGACATGCCACAGAAGTGGGTACTGATAAATGCATTTAACTATAAAAGAAAGATCAGCATTATAAATAACAACAGTAAGCTCAGTAGAGCTGCCAgcagatagataaataaataacagtaagtatttttctaaatatcaaaATTGTCACTAACTCAGGAACTCTGATGATGAAGCCGGGCtcaaatacctaatacaatgggATGACACTATAATCCGCTAAATCTCAGACTTTCAATATACATTCCAATGACCAAACGATTACCAAAATCTGAAGTTCCACAACTCAACTAGTACATATATATTATCCTCCCCTCAAAAAACTcgttttattaaaataagattCATGTTTCAACAttgcttctattcttttttttttttaaggagatatGATCTCGCCCCAGTgctaggctacagtgcagtggcttaatcacagctcactgcagcttcgaactcctgggctcaagcaatcttcccacctcagcctcccgagtatagCTGGGgcaacaggcacacgccactgctGCCACAACCACAACCACAACCACCACCGCCACTACGACTCCTGCTACCACCTCcaacaccactgccaccaccacatcCCCAGCTAATTGTTTCTAGTCTATGAAAACAATCCTTACTGGATCATGTGCCCGGCTGCACAGGCATtccccccctacacacacacacacacacacacacacacacacacacacacacacacacacccgtccATTTCACTGTGTTCCCACCCTAAAATCAAGGGCATCTTATCAAGCACTCATGCCTACAGACTCATCACtgaaacacaaaaatttaaatgatacTCTACTTGTCCACTCGTATCTGCAGCCTGCTGGAAATGTGTAGCCAGCGACGTCTCGTCCTGGAAGACTTCATTACACTCCAAACATTTTAGACTATGTCTACACAGTTTGGAGGGGTCTTCATCTAGGGGCATGGCTGGGGTGATGGGAGTGCTTGAAGGAGCCGATATGACTGTCCCAGTTATGCCAGACTGAATTTTTGTGACAGTGTGTGTGCCGGCTCCCACAGGGCTCTGAAGAGTGGAAGTTGAAGTGGAAGTATTGCTTGATGGAGAAACTATCATTTGATCTGCTGGGACTGGCTTTAAAATTAAGTGGGAGCATTGCATTACCACCCCTTTCTCCTTATGCCCACGGGCATGGGAAAGGAGGCTGCATTTGTTGTAAAAAACGAGGTTCTTTGTACAATGGTTGCACGTTACTTCGATGCGCACACTCCGTCTGTCGTAGTGCTGGGTCAGACTCTTTTCAAGTGCAAAGGAGTCCCCACACTCCAAGCACTTGTACCCACGCGTCGGTAACGTGATCCCTGCATTGGCGGGAGGACTGAGGTTTGGGATGTAAACAGGGACTGGATTGACACTGCTCAGCACCTTGTTGAAAGCTTCCACCACAGAACTCTGCAAGGACGACACCACCTGGACTCGAGACACCTTTTTGGGGGGTTGCGAGGCTGCTGCATTGATTATTGCCTGCTTTATTTGTTGCTGAGGTTTGGTTAGCACTTGGCGGAGTTCAGAGGTGGCCTGGGCACCCTGAGGCAAAAGGTTAAGGTTGGCAAGGTGCACAGTCTTTGGCACGAGTTtggcattggccaggctggatgcCGGCACCACGACAGTTTGCTGCTGGATGGCGTTGGCGGCTTTAATGATGGCGCTGCTGGCGCTCTGGACAGAGGCAGCAGATATGACCGTGGCTTTCACCGTGGTGTTGTTAGCGAGCTTCAAATTAATGACTTGGGATCCTGCCGTCTTCACAGCAGACACTGGGAGGAAAGCAGTAGCCACAGGTTTGATTGTGACCTGTTTTGGGGTGAGCTCTGCAGGGGAAACTGCATTGGTCACGACCGCGGACTGGAGAGGCGCCCTGGGGGGAGAGGAAAGGACGGCGGCTGATGCTGGAGATGACAGAAGGGATGTCACAGAGGCCATCACAGACGCCGTCTGCTCGGAAGGTTTCTTCCCAGAGTCAAGATCCACTTCTGGCAATACCCTGGTCACTGTTCTCTTGATTTCCCCAGAAGACGTCTTAATGGTTTTTATGCGGACTTTGGGGATTGCTGGTGTGGACCCTGCAGGAGAGGACGGGGATCCCTTGCTGCTGTTCTCACTTGAGATGCTTCTGGGACTATCTGGTTGCTTTAGGGATGGTTTTTTGGTCCCGTCGATGAGATTCTGGGATTCAGGAGACTTGTCAGCAGCTCTCGGACTGTCATTTACTTCTTTTGGTAATGGGGAGGATTCCCTCGAATTGGCCATTGGTTCTTTGCAGGAGTCTGAAGCCGCCTTTTTGGCGCTGAGAGCCGCAATGGCAGCGATGCAGGACGAGAGCTTGGAGGACGACTTTGTCTTTGATGGCGCAACGCTGGGGAGGCCGGTGTCATTCTTCTCGGAGCTTGGCTTCCCATCTAGGACTCTGTTTTCCAGCACCTTGTCAGAGCTTTCCTTCAATTTATCCTCTGCTTTTCTGACTTTAAAAGGTTCATAAACACTCAGGTTTATAGAACtggcttctgtttctctcttaacaactttgtttttctccatATTGCCTGACGTAGAGAGTCCAGTTTTGCTGGAGTTCTCCCCTCCGAGTGCCTTCAGCTTATCGTAGTCCTGCTGGGGAGCCGACCCCGTCAACACGTTTGACCTGAAGCTTGATCGCACGTCCTCCTTGTCAGGGGGGTCATCCACCTCAATCTTCTCGTCGTCATCAAACTCTTCAGCACTGGAGATCGGGCTAAACTGGCTGAACGTCGAGTCTTTCAGGGTCACCTCAGAGGCAGGCACGTCTCCTTTCAAGGACTTTGCTCCATCCTTACTGTAACTGTCAAGGGAGGATGCTGTGAGAAACCCATTATGTAGGCCATTGCCGGTGGGGTTGTGGCCGTCTTTCTCCCCGCCCTCGGAGGAGTCGATGTTCCGAACATTCTTGACGATAACGCTGACACCCACATCGGAAGATGATGGTGCGTGGGAGTCGTCCTCTCCGTGAGCATTCTGCTTCATGTGGCTTTCATGGTCATCATGTCCAGACTCAATAGCTGCTTTAGGATCGACCATATCTGGGATGTCAAATGCTGCCAGGAGGTCATCAAAGTCTGGGGTCTTCATATCCCCCATGGTCATGAATTTGAGCAGATGTTCTGTTAAATGAGCAGAAAATAGTTCCATCAGTAATTGGCATTTCCTCACGATGAGATAAAACCCCTATACAATTCACACTAATGTAACGATTACCAAGAAAGAGCAAACAGGACTCAGGAAACTCTGAGTCCAAGTGGACAAACATTGAGAAAATACATGTAAGACCTAGATAATTTTAGCTTCAAAAGTAATCCCTCCATACTGCTATACGGTGTTACCAGCGTGGCTCCCAGCTAACAAGAATGAAGTTGATTGAAACTGCTGTAGCCTAGAAAAAAAGGTTCTGGTGTAGCAACTAGAAAATGTGTCCCTTTCATAAAAAGCTACTTCCAACATATTTTGATCTTGACAGCATTTAATTCCGCTGGCAAAATTATCACTATCATCGTCACCATCAGATTTGGGATACCTTATTAAAAGAAACATGCCACAATCAAAAAAGCCAAGTACAGATTTCAGTATTCatccacagaaaaaagaaatgagcatccACAGCCACCGCAGGGTATCTGCTAATAAATTCCATTTGggacttttttcaaaaaaaaaaaaaaaaaccctaaggaGCTGATTCCGTCCATTTTTATTTAACCCTAATTTTCCCTATTATGtttgttaaaaaagaaacatgctCAGATGACAGGAGTAATGGATGGTCACAGCCATTACTAAACATGAAGGATATATGAATACATGCAGTGCTGGAGGGATCTTTAAAAGGGGCTCTTCCCCCCACCCGCAGAGGACACGTGATTGTCAGGGGACAATAAAGCCTCCACTGCAGGGGGCATGTTCTGCTCCCTGGACCCCCAGCCTTCCATCCTGGGACTCTACTGTTTCCTGGTCTCTACTCCAGTGTGTGTGTACTTGTCTCCTCTTACAGACTGGCCTGTAAGCTGCCTGAGGACAGGCAAAGTGTCACTCATCTTTCTAGCATAAATGTCAAATAATTAATGCAACACCAAGACAGGCACTGCGTTTATAACAGAAGAACAGGGCTGGACCCAGCTGTGTCACTCACTAGCTCTGGGGCCCTCAGCAAGTGAGGGGATCTCTTGGATCTGTTCCTTCTGTAGTGGAGGCAAACagccaggaagagaaggaaagggaagaggagagagtgagagaagagaaaggggaatgAAACAAGCAGCAGTCAGTCGGAACGGAAGAGGGTAGCAGCTGACTTCAGGCAACTTTCAGTGGAAGAATTCACCTAGCCAATTTAGATGCATATTCCTAGACAGACTCTGCCCTTCAGTATTTATTGTGTTATTATCCTTCCTTCAAATCTGCTTTAGTGGTCCCTGACACGTTGTCTCCTTCCACATCTTACTGaagcacttgattttttttttcttgtacaatCTAGAAAACATCACACATTCCTAATAAAAGTAACCATTCCAGGGTCAAGACAGAATTTCTACTCAGAATATACATGCCTGAGAAAACTCATATACACCACAAATCTATCAACAGCTGCTAAGACCCTCAGCATATTAACTCACTCTGGGGACACATCCAAACACTCTGAAGAATTtggttagaaaaaaactactgctGAAGGTGAAATCGACACTTAGGGTTCGATGGCAGCTGAAGAATAAATCCGCTTCTATTCACACCTGTCTCGATTAATACCGAGCTGAAGAAGTCACACGTGCTTTTCTTTTGATGGCTTACTCAGCCTAGAGAAAACACTCTGTGACCACTCTTCTCTCAGAGGGGCGCCTGCGGAAACAGAGGGGGAATAACATACCCCCAGCACCAAACTACCACCAATGCAAAACGTACACaggaaataaaacattaacaTCTCTAAAGGGATGCTGACCTACAAATATCTATGAGAAGTCAGACCCAGTAGGAAAGTCTGTgattatgattttgttttttaaatgaaattgaacATTTAAACTGCAAAATGTGGGGAATGAAAAAGCCATCTGTCAGGCACTATATCCACAAAAGAATCCACCCACTTACAAATAATCCCTGAATGTCACCACTCTTATTTCTATTCATCATCCTAGTGTTGTAAATGGAATACTCACAATAAAGCTGCCATTAGCTGAGTATCCCTGTGATCTATCTTTACCAACCACGTTGATCTAAAGTTAGAGGTCACTGTGATTAGAAAACTCAAGacaccaccccctgccccaccagGGTTGAAAGGGCCTGAAAAGTAGATTTTTAACTGATGCAAAGCTTGGGCTCGGGCTCTGGAAGTCCCCGTGGTAGCAGGGCTCTGCCCTAGTCCCTCCACCTTTTCTTGCGAGCTTCACAGGATTTATGTCATTTGCCCTCTCTTTATGACTCTGGTGAGCAAAAGACTTTATACAGTTTCACACTGTTCATCCCAGAGGGCAGTCGGTTCAGGAACAAAAAGAAGATGAGAGATAATTCAAACACTCTGTGGGTGGGAGGCCCAGAACATACAACCACAAGAATGAGGAAAGGTCGCCACATGAAACCAAACTTGAGTGGTCGGCAGTGCGACTGTCTGACATTCTTATGAACCCTGGGAAGGTTAATATGGCTCTTCTCACCTTTTTCTGCTGTTATACGTACAGGAACCTCCTGATTTATAAATGCATGCACAGCAGCCGTATTGAATCACTGAGTTAATGCTAAACTTGTTGCCCTCCACACCACCCCTATCTTTTCCTATCTGCCCAGCTAAAGCAGAGTTAAGGTCTAGAAGGCCCCAGAGAGGAACTCCCATGCCTGCAAACCCCCCAAGGGGTTGAGAAGCAACTCTTTCTCCACAGTGATCCAGCCTcaccctgtccccatccctctacTCCACCTAAGGTTTATACTCTTCTCTTGGGGggcaggggggtgggggtgggggggaagccCAGCATGAAGCAGTGGCGTGTGGTAAGAAGTCAGAGTGAACTGATGgtagttttaaaaagtcatcagtCATCCTAGCTCACCTGCAGGAAGGCCGACTAGAAGCTGAAAATGCATAATGGGCGTTTCTGAGTGCAGTGGCCAACCGAAAGCGCATCATGTCGTCTGAAACCCGAGATCACTGTGGCGCGTGGACTCCCCTCTCTGGGGTTGTATAACTAATGGAATGGATACCACTCTCTGTAACTTCACCCTTCTTTTTTGGTTTATAGGAATGTTTTTCATACCCACAATCACATTGTCCTATTACCCTTTCCCTTCCCACATTCTGGAAGGCAAGAGCAAGTGTTCCATTCCActtggaggggaaaaaaatgtataactcCCACTTCATTTCTCAGTTATACTGAATACAAAGAGGAATGTTTATGTCTGAAAGTTTTCTTCACTTTCCACCCCAATTCCTAAGTACTACTGTCTTAAAAATAGATTCTTTTGCttaaaaacattacaaaaataaatctcagtcctctcttttaaaagataaaatagaatgaTCTCATTTTAGCTTCCCTTTCCCTCAACGGTTTGCTTTTCAAACAGAATTAGCTTTAGTTATTTTAACGATGTCTTTCACTTATGCCCTATAAAATACATCTCCCTTCAAACGCAATaatagtcttttattttatttatttattttttctgagatggagtcttgctctgtcacccaggctggagtgcagaggcatgatctcggctcactgcaacctctgcct contains these protein-coding regions:
- the ZNF532 gene encoding zinc finger protein 532 isoform X4 is translated as MTMGDMKTPDFDDLLAAFDIPDMVDPKAAIESGHDDHESHMKQNAHGEDDSHAPSSSDVGVSVIVKNVRNIDSSEGGEKDGHNPTGNGLHNGFLTASSLDSYSKDGAKSLKGDVPASEVTLKDSTFSQFSPISSAEEFDDDEKIEVDDPPDKEDVRSSFRSNVLTGSAPQQDYDKLKALGGENSSKTGLSTSGNMEKNKVVKRETEASSINLSVYEPFKVRKAEDKLKESSDKVLENRVLDGKPSSEKNDTGLPSVAPSKTKSSSKLSSCIAAIAALSAKKAASDSCKEPMANSRESSPLPKEVNDSPRAADKSPESQNLIDGTKKPSLKQPDSPRSISSENSSKGSPSSPAGSTPAIPKVRIKTIKTSSGEIKRTVTRVLPEVDLDSGKKPSEQTASVMASVTSLLSSPASAAVLSSPPRAPLQSAVVTNAVSPAELTPKQVTIKPVATAFLPVSAVKTAGSQVINLKLANNTTVKATVISAASVQSASSAIIKAANAIQQQTVVVPASSLANAKLVPKTVHLANLNLLPQGAQATSELRQVLTKPQQQIKQAIINAAASQPPKKVSRVQVVSSLQSSVVEAFNKVLSSVNPVPVYIPNLSPPANAGITLPTRGYKCLECGDSFALEKSLTQHYDRRSVRIEVTCNHCTKNLVFYNKCSLLSHARGHKEKGVVMQCSHLILKPVPADQMIVSPSSNTSTSTSTLQSPVGAGTHTVTKIQSGITGTVISAPSSTPITPAMPLDEDPSKLCRHSLKCLECNEVFQDETSLATHFQQAADTSGQKTCTICQMLLPNQCSYASHQRIHQHKSPYTCPECGAICRSVHFQTHVTKNCLHYTRRVGFRIIYKCSMCDTVFTLQTLLYRHFDQHIENQKVSVFKCPDCSLLYAQKQLMMDHIKSMHGTLKSIEGPPNLGINLPLSIKPATQNSANQNKEDTKSMNGKEKLEKKSPSPVKKSMETKKVASPGWTCWECDRLFMQRDVYISHVRKEHGKQMKKHPCRQCDKSFSSSHSLCRHNRIKHKGIRKVHCPDSRRTFTKRLMLEKHVQLMHGIKDPDLKEMTDATNEEETEIKEDTKVPSPKRKLEEPVLEFRPPRGAITQPLKKLKINVFKVHKCAVCGFTTENLLQFHEHIPQHKSDGSSYQCRECGLCYTSHVSLSRHLFIVHKLKEPQPVSKQNGAGEDNQQENKPSHEDESPDGAVSDRKCKVCAKTFETEAALNTHMRTHGMAFIKSKRMSSAEK
- the ZNF532 gene encoding zinc finger protein 532 isoform X5, encoding MTMGDMKTPDFDDLLAAFDIPDMVDPKAAIESGHDDHESHMKQNAHGEDDSHAPSSSDVGVSVIVKNVRNIDSSEGGEKDGHNPTGNGLHNGFLTASSLDSYSKDGAKSLKGDVPASEVTLKDSTFSQFSPISSAEEFDDDEKIEVDDPPDKEDVRSSFRSNVLTGSAPQQDYDKLKALGGENSSKTGLSTSGNMEKNKVVKRETEASSINLSVYEPFKVRKAEDKLKESSDKVLENRVLDGKPSSEKNDTGLPSVAPSKTKSSSKLSSCIAAIAALSAKKAASDSCKEPMANSRESSPLPKEVNDSPRAADKSPESQNLIDGTKKPSLKQPDSPRSISSENSSKGSPSSPAGSTPAIPKVRIKTIKTSSGEIKRTVTRVLPEVDLDSGKKPSEQTASVMASVTSLLSSPASAAVLSSPPRAPLQSAVVTNAVSPAELTPKQVTIKPVATAFLPVSAVKTAGSQVINLKLANNTTVKATVISAASVQSASSAIIKAANAIQQQTVVVPASSLANAKLVPKTVHLANLNLLPQGAQATSELRQVLTKPQQQIKQAIINAAASQPPKKVSRVQVVSSLQSSVVEAFNKVLSSVNPVPVYIPNLSPPANAGITLPTRGYKCLECGDSFALEKSLTQHYDRRSVRIEVTCNHCTKNLVFYNKCSLLSHARGHKEKGVVMQCSHLILKPVPADQMIVSPSSNTSTSTSTLQSPVGAGTHTVTKIQSGITGTVISAPSSTPITPAMPLDEDPSKLCRHSLKCLECNEVFQDETSLATHFQQAADTSGQSMHGTLKSIEGPPNLGINLPLSIKPATQNSANQNKEDTKSMNGKEKLEKKSPSPVKKSMETKKVASPGWTCWECDRLFMQRDVYISHVRKEHGKQMKKHPCRQCDKSFSSSHSLCRHNRIKHKGIRKVYACSHCPDSRRTFTKRLMLEKHVQLMHGIKDPDLKEMTDATNEEETEIKEDTKVPSPKRKLEEPVLEFRPPRGAITQPLKKLKINVFKVHKCAVCGFTTENLLQFHEHIPQHKSDGSSYQCRECGLCYTSHVSLSRHLFIVHKLKEPQPVSKQNGAGEDNQQENKPSHEDESPDGAVSDRKCKVCAKTFETEAALNTHMRTHGMAFIKSKRMSSAEK